The region AGATTAATCTGTCTCTGTCATATATATCTACTACACGGCTTAGGGTTTCTGTACCTACAACAAGAATAGTTTTTGCTCTTTTAGCCTGAATAAGATCATTGGCAAGGATCATTCCTTCTACCCATCCCGGGCAGCCAAAGATCATATCATAATTAACACATTTGCGGTTTTTGATCCCCAGCTTACTTTTTATTCTCGCAGAAACTGAAGGCATAAAGTTCGCCAGTCCGTTCTGTGTAACTTCACCAAAGTTACTCGCTGCAATAACATAATCTATAGTTTCCGGATCTATTCCTGCTTCTTCAATAGCTTGTTGGGCTGCTTTAGCACCAATATCACTGTTTAAAAGATCATCTGTAACATAACGGCGTCTTTCAATCTCCGTAATCTCAACAAACTTTTTTACAATCTCCTCATTAGATTTTTCAATCTTATTACCATTTTCATCATAGAAAACAGCGTCATTAAAGTATGATCCGTCAATTACTCTTTCAGGAAGGTAGTGACCGGAACCGGTGATTACACTTTTAAGCATCAGTTTTTAATATATAAAAAGTAAATTATTAATAGTTGGCAAAGGTAAGAATTAAATATATATAATAGTGAAAACAAAATTATTATTAACTTTGCAGAGCTTATTTTTGACGTATGAAGAAGCTTGGTGCATCGGCGAAAGGCCTTATTTTTTCAGTGTTGGCTGCGATCGTAGCTTTTGCTATTTACTATATCTATCTAAAAAAGGAAAATCATTATCTGGTAGATAACCCTACACCCGATACTTATTACTTTAAAGTAAATAACGGCGAAGAGAATATCATTGCTTCCGGACAATATGTAACAGTGGACCTTAATAAGGGACAGAATAAGATACAAGTATTTGATAAAAATAAAAAAATGCTTTATGATTCTGCTTTTACTGTAAACAAGCTGCGTGGTCTGCTAAATATAGCTCATAAAGACTATTATGTAAACAGACAATATTACGGATACAATCTGAACAAGGATTCGCTTCGGGCAAAACATAATATTGTTGTAGACGGAGAAACTCTTTTTACCGATGCTAAGAAGATCAATAAACTGTATACTGAAGATTTCTATTACAATATCAATGAAGAGTATGATAAGGTAATCAAGAATATCCAGAAAGTAGAATCCAGAACTAAGATTTTCAGAAAACAGGATTTCCTAAACTACTACAAAGATTATTATAACGAATAAAAACAATATTTTGGAACATAATACAATAACCCCATATAATTCGGAACAAAGTAAGAAAAATCAGGTAGAAGAAATGTTTGATAACATTGCTCCTAAATATGATTTGCTTAACCACGTTTTGTCCATGAAAATAGATGTTACATGGAGAAACAAGCTGGTAAAGTGGCTTAAAATTGACAGTCCGAACAGAATATTGGATGTGGCAACAGGTACAGGAGATCTGGCACTGACTATACAAAAAGGAACAGGTGCTGATGTTGTAGGATACGACCTTTCTCAACAAATGCTGAATGTTGGAATAGAGAAAGTGAAAAGAGCAGGACTTCAGGATAAAATCCAGATGATAAAAGGAGATGCAGAGCATATGCCTTTTAAGGATAATGAGTTCGATGCCATTACAGCTGCATTTGGTGTAAGAAACTTTGAAAATTTAGAAAAAGGCCTTGCCGAAATGAAGAGAGTTGTAAAAACGAACGGAAATGTTTTTATTTTGGAATTTTCTAAAGTAGAAGGGTTTTTAGGGCCGTTTTACATGTTTTATTTTAAAAATATCCTGCCAAATATAGGAAAGCTTATTTCCAAAGACAGCCGTGCATACACTTATCTGCCGGATTCTGTGAATGCATTCCCTTATGGTGAGAAAATGAAAAACATTTTGCTGGATTTAGGATTCTCAAAAGTTGAATATAAAAAACTGACTTTTGGAATCGCAACTATTTATAAAGCAACAAAGTAAAAAATAAGCAGATCA is a window of Elizabethkingia anophelis R26 DNA encoding:
- the ubiE gene encoding bifunctional demethylmenaquinone methyltransferase/2-methoxy-6-polyprenyl-1,4-benzoquinol methylase UbiE, whose product is MEHNTITPYNSEQSKKNQVEEMFDNIAPKYDLLNHVLSMKIDVTWRNKLVKWLKIDSPNRILDVATGTGDLALTIQKGTGADVVGYDLSQQMLNVGIEKVKRAGLQDKIQMIKGDAEHMPFKDNEFDAITAAFGVRNFENLEKGLAEMKRVVKTNGNVFILEFSKVEGFLGPFYMFYFKNILPNIGKLISKDSRAYTYLPDSVNAFPYGEKMKNILLDLGFSKVEYKKLTFGIATIYKATK
- a CDS encoding 3-oxoacyl-ACP synthase III family protein; amino-acid sequence: MLKSVITGSGHYLPERVIDGSYFNDAVFYDENGNKIEKSNEEIVKKFVEITEIERRRYVTDDLLNSDIGAKAAQQAIEEAGIDPETIDYVIAASNFGEVTQNGLANFMPSVSARIKSKLGIKNRKCVNYDMIFGCPGWVEGMILANDLIQAKRAKTILVVGTETLSRVVDIYDRDRLIFADGAGAVILQAKENTEEGFITSSTICDNDAELDYLSNGCSLNPEVGPERLFIRMRGRKIYEYALKNVPDAIKDTISQAGLDIDDIDKILIHQANAKMDHAIIHRLFKLYGKEYREEIAPMTIQEFGNSSVATVPTMYDLIKKDKMQGHSFKKGGYVAMASVGAGMNINCLIYKNE